In the genome of Halictus rubicundus isolate RS-2024b chromosome 9, iyHalRubi1_principal, whole genome shotgun sequence, one region contains:
- the LOC143357449 gene encoding eukaryotic translation initiation factor 4E type 3, with translation MAAVECDSTDDSSADLSKTPVFSDGTVKTIEQHESLGTPLQTSWTFWLDKAVSGITVEEYKQNLTKIYTVNTVQSFWAVFNNIPNASSMQVRYSYHLMRDERYPLWEEPINQHGGTWRIKCHKSDTEEIWKEMVLAAIGEQFAECVAEDDEVCGITVSIRDKEDIIQIWNTNAASASKATVIKKVRSLLPNVHLFDFYKPHQSHHAYGRC, from the exons ATGGCCGCGGTGGAGTGCGATTCAACAGACGACAGCTCGGCGGATTTATCGAAAACGCCGGTGTTTTCTGATGGAACTGTAAAAACGATCGAGCAACATGAATCGTTGGGAACACCGTTGCAAACTTCGTGGACTTTCTGGCTGGATAA agctgtGTCTGGCATAACTGTCGAAgaatataaacaaaatttaacGAAGATTTATACTGTGAATACAGTGCAGAGTTTTTGGGCTGTCTTCAATAATATACCAAATGCTAGCTCCATGCAG GTTAGATATAGTTATCATTTGATGAGAGATGAAAGATACCCACTATGGGAAGAACCAATTAATCAACATGGTGGAACATGGAGAATAAAGTGCCATAAATCTGATACT GAAGAAATTTGGAAGGAAATGGTACTTGCGGCTATCGGAGAACAATTTGCAGAATGTGTGGCTGAAGATGATGAAGTCTGTGGAATAACTGTGTCAATTAGAGATAAAGAAGATATAATTCaa ATATGGAATACCAATGCAGCTTCTGCCTCAAAAGCAACTGTGATAAAAAAAGTTCGTTCTCTGTTGCCTAATGTACACTTATTTGACTTTTATAAGC CTCATCAGTCACATCACGCTTATGGTCGATGTTAA